A portion of the Bdellovibrio bacteriovorus genome contains these proteins:
- a CDS encoding S8 family serine peptidase — protein MKRSALVGLALLLSSCTQSFEVDPKANTPITKNPTTISDPEEEDAGVVADFTAYQDVTFNQGLTTTLTSSPQFTVTNKPSWLTLDTNTGTMSGTPTTTGVTYDVTFTVTDSNNATETLGPYIFKVTGDTYKKYQWHLTNTGQSAFAGRSGTAGQDIHLTNTIASGLNGSGIKIAISDTGIQEAHPGLKNSLIAGASRNYLLDYSSTNWIGDSTPDTSEADNAHGTGVAGLAAERGWKGFGGRGVAPRASVAGFMFLPAQEDLFIKGRLTQALINQYQGDFDIFNFSWGDLQCELTEYDASYKYASQYGVTNARAGKGALYVKAAGNDFTGPLRDCVSSASSSAYFLGNSNFSEDSGSPYMIVVGALNAKGTSSSYSSPGANLWVSAPGGEFGYSTYSNSSSVALDPALLTTDFVGCNLGLKKGSNNTFDQGQSPNTNCEYTATMNGTSGASPIVSGAIALILQANPALSWRDVKHILASTSDQVAPTSINIPHPSSSGALAGVTYEPGWTTNDAGYRFHNWYGFGRINVDAAVTMAKTYTSSLGIFKQTNTTDSSSIAWKYDSGSIAATVTGGTAAGTTRTLNVTESYVIEGVQVKLNASSCIGNLGVELTSPKGTKSVIMNINSYLQDSSMNHTFLTNMFYGEDSQGTWTLKLIAAKSGCNTTWNSWQLNILGH, from the coding sequence ATGAAAAGATCCGCGCTTGTGGGTCTTGCTTTGCTGCTATCCAGTTGCACGCAAAGTTTTGAAGTGGATCCTAAGGCCAATACGCCTATCACTAAAAATCCGACGACGATCAGCGATCCGGAAGAAGAAGACGCGGGCGTTGTCGCCGACTTTACCGCTTATCAAGATGTAACCTTCAATCAAGGTCTAACCACCACCCTGACATCCTCCCCTCAATTCACTGTGACTAACAAGCCTAGTTGGCTGACCCTTGATACTAACACCGGGACGATGTCAGGAACCCCAACCACGACGGGCGTTACTTATGATGTCACCTTCACAGTGACAGACTCTAATAATGCGACGGAAACTTTAGGGCCTTATATCTTTAAGGTCACCGGTGATACATACAAAAAATATCAATGGCATCTGACCAATACTGGCCAATCTGCGTTCGCCGGTCGCTCTGGAACCGCAGGGCAAGATATTCATCTGACGAATACGATTGCCAGTGGCCTTAATGGATCCGGAATTAAAATCGCGATATCTGATACCGGCATTCAAGAGGCTCATCCCGGATTAAAAAACAGTTTGATCGCCGGCGCTTCTAGAAATTATTTATTAGATTATTCTTCTACCAACTGGATCGGGGATTCAACTCCAGACACCTCTGAAGCTGACAACGCCCACGGCACGGGCGTCGCGGGCTTGGCGGCAGAGCGGGGCTGGAAAGGTTTTGGCGGAAGAGGTGTCGCCCCTCGAGCTTCTGTCGCAGGATTCATGTTCTTACCCGCGCAAGAAGATCTTTTTATAAAAGGACGCCTCACCCAAGCCCTCATCAACCAATATCAGGGCGATTTTGATATTTTCAATTTCAGTTGGGGTGACTTGCAGTGCGAACTTACGGAATACGACGCCAGTTACAAATATGCTTCACAATACGGGGTTACCAATGCCCGCGCGGGCAAGGGAGCTCTCTATGTAAAAGCCGCGGGCAATGATTTTACGGGGCCACTTAGGGACTGTGTTTCTTCCGCCAGTTCTTCGGCCTACTTTTTAGGGAATTCTAACTTCAGCGAAGACAGCGGCAGTCCTTATATGATTGTTGTCGGCGCTTTAAACGCGAAGGGCACAAGTTCAAGTTACTCTTCACCGGGCGCAAATCTCTGGGTCTCTGCTCCGGGAGGCGAATTTGGTTACAGCACCTACAGCAATTCCTCCAGTGTGGCCTTAGATCCCGCTTTGCTGACGACCGATTTCGTGGGTTGCAACTTAGGACTTAAAAAGGGTTCGAACAACACTTTCGACCAAGGACAAAGTCCTAATACAAATTGTGAATACACCGCCACGATGAATGGAACCTCCGGAGCCTCCCCCATTGTTTCAGGTGCCATTGCACTAATTCTGCAAGCCAATCCCGCCTTGAGCTGGCGAGATGTAAAACACATTCTGGCTTCAACATCAGATCAAGTCGCACCCACCTCCATAAATATTCCGCACCCTTCCTCTTCCGGCGCATTGGCGGGAGTGACTTATGAACCGGGATGGACCACGAACGATGCTGGTTACCGCTTTCACAACTGGTATGGATTTGGTCGCATCAATGTCGACGCCGCCGTGACCATGGCCAAGACGTACACTTCAAGTTTGGGAATTTTTAAACAGACCAACACTACTGACTCCAGCAGTATTGCTTGGAAATATGACTCAGGATCTATCGCCGCCACGGTGACGGGTGGGACCGCGGCGGGTACGACTCGCACCTTGAATGTGACTGAAAGTTACGTGATTGAAGGCGTGCAAGTAAAACTCAACGCCAGCAGTTGTATTGGCAACTTGGGGGTTGAATTGACCTCGCCCAAGGGCACAAAAAGTGTGATCATGAATATCAATAGCTACCTGCAAGACAGCTCGATGAATCACACCTTCTTAACAAATATGTTCTATGGCGAAGACAGCCAAGGTACCTGGACCCTAAAACTTATTGCGGCGAAATCAGGCTGCAACACCACGTGGAATAGTTGGCAGTTGAATATCCTTGGGCATTAA
- a CDS encoding signal peptidase II, producing MKKREWLIVILPLLITWALDRVTKIWATGLTEIKSFGSLHFVLHHNHGAMLGLFSDLPSVLRIVSLSTGGAFLLCTYALIQYLLPIKSLTLRTGLSILIGGIIGNVADRIIWGYVVDFIVLGTPSLSSPAFNVADALQWVGYILIVYAIIREGDLLWPENNVRKRYWVNLSFQIKYCLILMGVGLSLTLICLVFSYTYMRVTIQELVGNNPFLLNKFLVPYVITFVIICIAFCAILFAVGRIISHRIAGPLYAFERFLKESLDGTARPLKLRAGDEFLHLEELAEQIHLRLQEIKNERTVNVVEYKGEDEG from the coding sequence ATGAAAAAACGCGAATGGCTGATAGTAATTCTTCCTCTCCTCATCACCTGGGCTCTCGACCGCGTGACGAAAATCTGGGCAACGGGACTGACCGAGATCAAATCATTCGGTTCACTTCACTTTGTTCTGCACCATAATCACGGCGCGATGTTAGGCCTGTTTTCAGATCTTCCTTCGGTCTTGCGTATCGTATCTCTCTCAACCGGTGGCGCGTTTTTACTTTGCACATATGCTTTGATTCAGTACTTGTTACCGATAAAATCACTCACTTTGCGCACGGGCTTATCCATCCTTATTGGCGGGATCATCGGAAACGTCGCGGATCGTATCATTTGGGGCTATGTCGTTGATTTCATCGTCTTAGGAACTCCCAGCCTCTCCAGTCCCGCGTTCAATGTGGCCGATGCTTTGCAATGGGTGGGCTATATCTTGATCGTCTATGCGATCATTCGCGAAGGTGATTTACTGTGGCCGGAAAATAACGTGCGTAAGCGTTATTGGGTGAATCTCTCATTTCAAATAAAATACTGTCTGATTTTGATGGGTGTGGGACTAAGTCTTACATTGATCTGTTTGGTCTTTTCATACACTTACATGCGCGTGACAATTCAAGAATTGGTAGGCAACAATCCTTTCTTGCTGAATAAATTCTTAGTCCCTTATGTCATTACTTTCGTCATTATCTGTATCGCGTTCTGCGCAATCTTGTTTGCCGTCGGTCGTATCATTTCGCACCGTATTGCAGGACCGCTTTATGCCTTTGAAAGATTTTTAAAAGAATCCCTGGATGGAACGGCCAGACCTTTAAAATTGCGTGCCGGAGATGAGTTTTTACATCTGGAAGAGCTTGCCGAACAAATTCACTTAAGACTTCAAGAAATCAAGAACGAACGCACGGTGAACGTGGTTGAATATAAAGGGGAAGATGAAGGCTAA
- a CDS encoding TetR/AcrR family transcriptional regulator, with translation MTQTLDSKEKAKKTKIIVKAPTQERSRQTVATILDACSRLLISEGFYSITTDKIAKEAGVSIGSLYQFFGNKESVVQAVVKNIMEEDKRIISEKMRAISPLPSEQRMKAMIELCIETFRRNSDLRSKLSTIQYYVADASYMSDSIRFFQEVVRYNLPQIPGRDMDKVSYLIVNSFIGLVNTMCVDRPEALHDPTIVTEITQMFMKYLDLSDKPAQKKSDFI, from the coding sequence ATGACTCAGACTTTAGATAGCAAGGAAAAGGCTAAAAAAACTAAGATAATCGTGAAAGCCCCCACTCAAGAACGTTCGCGTCAAACTGTCGCGACGATCTTAGACGCATGCTCCAGGCTTCTGATTTCTGAAGGTTTTTATTCAATCACGACGGACAAGATCGCTAAAGAGGCCGGCGTAAGTATTGGATCTCTTTATCAATTCTTTGGAAATAAAGAATCCGTTGTTCAAGCCGTTGTTAAAAACATTATGGAAGAAGACAAGCGCATCATCAGCGAAAAAATGCGCGCGATCTCTCCCCTGCCTTCTGAACAACGCATGAAAGCGATGATTGAATTGTGCATCGAAACTTTCCGTCGCAATTCAGACCTGCGTTCAAAATTATCTACTATTCAATATTACGTGGCGGACGCATCTTATATGTCAGATTCTATCCGCTTCTTCCAAGAAGTGGTTCGGTACAATCTTCCGCAAATTCCAGGCCGCGATATGGACAAGGTTTCTTATCTTATTGTGAACTCGTTCATTGGTTTGGTGAATACAATGTGCGTGGATCGGCCCGAAGCCCTTCATGATCCAACGATCGTGACAGAGATCACCCAGATGTTTATGAAATATCTAGATCTTTCAGATAAGCCGGCACAAAAAAAATCAGATTTTATCTAA
- a CDS encoding lytic transglycosylase domain-containing protein has protein sequence MKIVMFSILSIMLTATSLSLAQEPNIADQVVPQIIRRSPQEMRPWRAPNFNAQEKTLGYTSDAFAIPAGMEKKVQFWVDIYSKYTTNQGVLHDAEDVEIVYEVVDLSDYKSDRQKQRRMDQAKKEVALRLTKEEKERLRFQLGQKDRMQDAIFYSGRYLEDMEKIFAEAGLPIELTRLAFVESSFNIMARSKVGASGIWQIMPYTARPYRMISPTVDKRNHPLEATRFAARLLRSNFNMLESWPLAVTGYNHGPTGVMKMTRSYKTRDLNELIENVKSRRSFGFASRNFYACFLAALEVERNAGKYFGESVAWSKKLEAQDLKLPVGIRYKDLLTWFDGDDRKVQIFNPHLTMKARKGTIPAKTIVAVPKDRYNVALVSLARKDRTIAMDDSNTNKKSSR, from the coding sequence ATGAAGATTGTGATGTTCTCTATCTTGTCGATCATGTTGACGGCGACTTCGCTCAGTTTAGCGCAAGAGCCCAATATTGCCGATCAAGTCGTGCCGCAAATTATTCGTCGCAGTCCCCAAGAGATGCGTCCTTGGCGAGCTCCTAATTTCAACGCTCAAGAAAAAACGTTAGGTTATACCAGTGATGCTTTTGCCATTCCGGCAGGGATGGAAAAGAAGGTTCAGTTTTGGGTGGACATCTATTCCAAATACACGACCAATCAAGGTGTTCTTCATGATGCCGAAGATGTCGAGATTGTCTATGAAGTTGTGGATTTAAGCGACTATAAATCAGACCGTCAAAAACAGCGTCGTATGGATCAGGCTAAAAAAGAAGTCGCTTTACGTCTTACAAAAGAAGAAAAAGAGCGTCTGCGTTTTCAGCTGGGTCAAAAAGATCGCATGCAAGATGCTATTTTTTACTCTGGTCGCTACCTGGAAGACATGGAAAAGATTTTTGCCGAAGCGGGCTTGCCGATCGAGCTGACACGTTTGGCTTTTGTGGAGAGCTCTTTCAATATCATGGCACGCTCTAAAGTAGGTGCCAGTGGTATCTGGCAAATCATGCCTTACACGGCTCGTCCTTATCGTATGATTTCGCCCACGGTGGATAAAAGAAATCATCCTCTCGAAGCGACCCGTTTTGCGGCTCGTCTTTTACGCAGCAATTTTAACATGCTTGAGTCCTGGCCGCTTGCGGTCACGGGTTATAATCACGGACCGACGGGTGTGATGAAAATGACCCGCTCTTATAAAACGCGTGATTTAAACGAGTTGATTGAAAATGTGAAGTCCCGCCGCAGTTTTGGTTTCGCTTCTAGAAACTTCTATGCTTGTTTTTTAGCGGCTTTAGAGGTTGAAAGAAATGCGGGAAAATATTTTGGCGAATCCGTGGCTTGGTCAAAAAAATTAGAAGCTCAAGACCTAAAACTTCCGGTGGGAATTCGTTACAAGGATTTGCTCACCTGGTTTGATGGGGATGATCGTAAAGTTCAAATCTTCAATCCGCATTTGACGATGAAAGCGCGCAAAGGAACGATCCCGGCAAAAACAATCGTGGCGGTTCCTAAAGATCGATATAATGTGGCTTTGGTGTCGTTGGCTCGGAAGGATCGAACGATTGCGATGGATGACAGTAATACAAATAAAAAGAGCTCCCGTTAG
- a CDS encoding M14 family metallopeptidase produces the protein MNIRYALPALCVALLAFTPVDKKDDTQYWMKVRATDKFTRTQIANTGVVIDSVREDFVAAVGNAEEKAQLEAMGLVEVSFPLTAEMDFPAKDAAFHNYDEMTTKLRDLTTRHSGISRMQSIGKTVEGRDIWNVEISGNLAQAETLPAVVFMGGHHAREHLSVELPIYYIEYLLTEYANGNPRIKRLVDSRDIHIIPLVNADGAEYDISNGSYKAWRKNRANVGRGSYGVDLNRNYGFGWGGAGASTSPSSDTYRGPQAFSEPESIAIKNFIEQHENITILLSFHTFSELILYPWGHIYDSIAVARDKQVHETMAKKMATWNGYTPQQSSELYIASGDTTDWSYGEHKIISFTFELDPKDAWGTSGFYPGADVIPQVQQKNLEPILYLIEYSDNPYRVIDGDGPILKP, from the coding sequence GCGACAGATAAGTTCACACGCACGCAAATCGCGAACACGGGCGTGGTCATTGACAGTGTCCGTGAAGATTTCGTCGCGGCTGTAGGGAATGCCGAAGAAAAAGCTCAACTTGAAGCAATGGGATTAGTCGAAGTCAGCTTTCCTTTGACCGCTGAAATGGACTTCCCCGCAAAAGATGCGGCTTTCCATAACTATGATGAAATGACGACCAAGCTTCGGGATTTGACCACTCGTCATTCGGGAATTTCGCGTATGCAAAGCATCGGCAAGACCGTTGAAGGTCGCGATATTTGGAATGTTGAAATCAGCGGAAATTTAGCCCAAGCCGAAACCTTGCCAGCGGTCGTTTTCATGGGCGGTCACCACGCACGCGAACATTTGTCCGTAGAACTGCCAATCTATTACATCGAGTATCTTTTAACCGAATACGCGAATGGCAATCCCCGTATTAAGCGCCTTGTAGATTCACGCGATATTCATATCATTCCGTTAGTGAATGCCGATGGTGCCGAATACGATATTTCAAACGGCAGCTATAAAGCGTGGAGAAAAAATCGCGCGAATGTGGGTCGCGGTTCTTACGGCGTGGATCTAAATCGCAACTATGGTTTCGGTTGGGGTGGCGCCGGCGCCAGCACAAGTCCCTCCAGCGACACGTATCGCGGACCGCAAGCTTTCAGTGAGCCAGAATCTATCGCCATTAAAAATTTCATCGAACAGCATGAAAACATCACGATCCTGCTTTCATTCCATACTTTTTCAGAGTTGATCTTGTATCCTTGGGGTCATATCTATGATTCGATCGCTGTGGCTCGCGACAAACAAGTGCATGAGACCATGGCAAAAAAGATGGCCACTTGGAACGGATACACTCCTCAACAGTCTTCAGAGCTTTACATTGCCAGTGGCGACACGACGGATTGGTCTTACGGTGAACACAAGATCATCTCTTTCACTTTCGAATTAGATCCGAAAGATGCCTGGGGAACTTCAGGCTTTTACCCGGGAGCGGACGTGATTCCGCAGGTGCAGCAAAAAAATCTTGAGCCGATTCTTTACTTAATTGAATATTCTGACAACCCTTACCGAGTCATCGACGGCGACGGTCCCATTTTAAAACCCTAA
- the dacB gene encoding D-alanyl-D-alanine carboxypeptidase/D-alanyl-D-alanine endopeptidase — protein MFLKVIISGVLLVASVSSAQSAKSDNDKFASVQKEFAALAKKHGVKIDDVGMHATVGEGDNLRVLLDVNGKALMIPASISKVATASAVLGAFPPGHKFKTQLLADANIVNGVLKGPLYLKGGGDPSFVSENLWFLVNAFMRNKITKIEGDIIVDDSLFDNVRYDLSRQKERVDRAYDAPVGAMSFNWNSVNIFVRPTTPGSAAEVFVDPENDYIKLNNRAKTGGGNENKLLVDRQETQKIDGDVITVGGSIGKGLKEAVVFKNITQPDLWAGYNLKSFLAQRGIQLTGKIKNGVSPEKAEVLAESESKPIEQMVADMNKFSNNYVAEMLTKNLGTVKKAKGATLAEGVAIISEHMQSLGVPSEQYRLNSPSGLSRDNKMSAFAMWKVLQHLRNDFKVQPEFLTSLPIAGVDGTLKKRMKNTPGERWVRAKTGFLTGVVSLAGYAGLEDGRVITFSFIYNGSTDETKIRAFFDNLLIYLVK, from the coding sequence ATGTTCCTTAAAGTTATTATTTCAGGTGTACTTTTGGTTGCTTCTGTTTCTTCCGCGCAATCGGCAAAAAGTGACAATGACAAGTTTGCTTCGGTTCAGAAGGAATTTGCGGCGCTCGCTAAGAAGCATGGGGTGAAGATTGATGATGTGGGGATGCATGCCACTGTCGGTGAAGGTGATAATCTTCGCGTGCTTTTGGATGTGAATGGCAAGGCTTTGATGATTCCGGCATCCATCTCTAAGGTCGCGACGGCTTCGGCGGTGCTAGGGGCTTTTCCTCCGGGACATAAATTTAAGACGCAGCTTTTGGCGGATGCCAACATTGTGAACGGAGTATTAAAAGGTCCTTTGTATCTTAAAGGTGGTGGGGATCCTTCGTTTGTTTCTGAAAATCTTTGGTTTTTGGTGAACGCATTTATGCGAAATAAAATCACGAAGATTGAAGGGGACATCATTGTTGATGACTCTCTTTTCGACAACGTCCGTTACGACCTTAGTCGACAAAAAGAGCGCGTGGACCGTGCTTATGATGCGCCGGTCGGGGCCATGAGCTTTAACTGGAACTCCGTGAATATCTTTGTGCGTCCTACGACACCAGGAAGTGCGGCGGAAGTTTTTGTGGATCCTGAAAATGACTATATAAAGCTAAATAATCGTGCCAAAACTGGTGGCGGTAATGAAAATAAACTTTTGGTGGATCGCCAAGAAACTCAGAAAATCGACGGCGATGTGATCACGGTGGGCGGCAGCATCGGCAAAGGGCTGAAAGAGGCGGTTGTTTTTAAGAATATCACGCAACCTGATCTTTGGGCGGGTTATAATTTAAAATCTTTTTTAGCTCAAAGAGGAATCCAATTAACTGGTAAGATTAAAAACGGTGTCTCACCAGAGAAGGCCGAAGTTTTAGCAGAATCTGAAAGTAAGCCCATCGAGCAGATGGTCGCGGACATGAATAAATTCTCTAACAACTATGTGGCAGAGATGCTCACGAAAAATCTGGGCACGGTGAAAAAAGCCAAGGGTGCCACTTTGGCTGAAGGTGTTGCGATTATTAGTGAGCATATGCAAAGTTTAGGTGTGCCATCGGAACAATACAGGCTGAATTCACCTTCAGGGCTGTCGCGTGATAATAAGATGTCGGCATTTGCGATGTGGAAGGTCTTGCAGCACTTACGAAACGACTTCAAGGTGCAGCCGGAGTTTCTCACCTCTTTGCCGATTGCCGGAGTGGACGGAACGCTAAAAAAGCGTATGAAGAATACTCCCGGGGAGCGCTGGGTGCGTGCCAAAACGGGATTTTTAACGGGCGTGGTTTCATTGGCCGGTTATGCGGGTTTGGAAGATGGTAGAGTTATCACTTTCTCATTCATATATAATGGGTCTACGGATGAAACAAAGATTCGCGCGTTTTTTGATAATTTATTAATCTATCTAGTAAAATAG